In the genome of Bradyrhizobium sp. CIAT3101, one region contains:
- a CDS encoding helix-turn-helix domain-containing protein: protein MRLAILALDDLFDTGLTVLLDAFTLANNFANGTPRFDVSIVGMRRRVRSGQGLSIPTLPVSPDLKPDWVVVPALNTGRPEPLIAALQRRDVVRAQAQLRKWHAEGAQIAASCIGTFLLAEAGLLDHREATTTWWLAPLFRQRYPNVRLDESRMLVPTDVGVTAGAALGHLDLALWLIRKASPELSTLVSRYLLADIRSSQAPYIIPNHLAQADPLILRFERWARDHLKEGFSLQKAANALATSARTLQRRCEAVLGKSPLSYFQDLRVERAQSLLHGSGLDLDAIAAEVGYVDGATLRTLLRERLGRGVRELRANLR, encoded by the coding sequence ATGCGTCTTGCGATCCTCGCGCTTGATGATCTGTTCGACACCGGGCTCACCGTGTTGCTCGATGCGTTCACGCTCGCCAACAATTTCGCGAACGGCACACCGCGTTTCGACGTGTCGATCGTGGGGATGCGGCGGCGGGTTCGGTCCGGCCAGGGTCTCTCGATCCCCACACTGCCAGTATCGCCGGACCTGAAGCCGGACTGGGTTGTCGTGCCGGCGTTGAACACGGGCAGGCCCGAGCCGCTGATTGCGGCGCTCCAGCGCCGAGACGTCGTTCGGGCGCAGGCGCAATTGCGCAAATGGCACGCCGAAGGTGCGCAGATCGCGGCATCCTGCATCGGCACGTTTCTTCTGGCCGAGGCCGGACTGCTCGATCATCGCGAGGCAACGACGACATGGTGGCTCGCGCCACTGTTTCGGCAGCGTTATCCGAACGTCAGGCTCGATGAATCCCGAATGCTGGTGCCGACGGACGTGGGCGTCACGGCAGGCGCAGCGCTGGGGCATCTCGATCTGGCGCTTTGGCTGATCCGCAAGGCGAGCCCGGAACTGTCGACGCTGGTCTCGCGCTATCTGCTTGCCGACATCCGCTCTTCGCAGGCGCCCTACATCATCCCCAATCATCTGGCGCAGGCCGATCCGCTCATCCTTCGCTTCGAGCGATGGGCGCGCGATCACCTCAAGGAGGGGTTTTCGCTGCAAAAGGCCGCGAACGCATTGGCGACGAGCGCACGCACCTTGCAGCGGCGCTGCGAGGCCGTACTCGGCAAATCACCGCTATCCTATTTCCAGGATCTCCGGGTCGAGCGCGCCCAGTCCCTGCTTCACGGCAGCGGGCTCGACCTCGACGCCATCGCCGCCGAGGTCGGTTACGTCGACGG
- the clpA gene encoding ATP-dependent Clp protease ATP-binding subunit ClpA: MPTFSQSLEQSLHRALAIANERHHQYATLEHLLLSLIDDSDAAAVMRACSVDLDKLRTSLVNYLETEFENLVTDGADDAKPTAGFQRVIQRAVIHVQSSGREEVTGANVLIAIFAERESHAAYFLQEQDMTRYDAVNYISHGIAKRPGVSEARPVRGVDEETETKGAEDAKKKGEALETYCVNLNKKARDGKIDPVIGRNSEINRAIQVLCRRQKNNPLFVGEAGVGKTAIAEGLAKRIVDSEVPEVLAAATVFSLDMGTLLAGTRYRGDFEERLKQVLKELEAHPNAILFIDEIHTVIGAGATSGGAMDASNLLKPALASGTIRCMGSTTYKEYRQHFEKDRALVRRFQKIDINEPTVEDAIAILKGLKPYFEDYHRLKYTNEAIEAAVQLSSRYIHDRKLPDKAIDVIDESGAAQMLVAENKRKKTIGIKEIETTIASMARIPPKSVSKDDAEVLKHLEQTLKRTVFGQDKAIESLAASIKLARAGLREPEKPIGCYLFSGPTGVGKTEVAKQLAATLGVELLRFDMSEYMERHTVSRLIGAPPGYVGFDQGGLLTDGVDQHPHCVVLLDEIEKAHPDLYNVLLQIMDHGRLTDHNGKQVNFRNVILIMTTNAGASDLAKQAFGFTRSKREGDDHEAINRQFAPEFRNRLDAIVSFGHLSVEVIGTVVEKFVLQLEAQLGDRDVTIELSEPAKTWLVQHGYDEQMGARPMARVIQEHIKKPLADEVLFGKLKGGGHVRVVLVKDEADETKEKIGFEFVEGPVTPKQEKLPARKRPPGKPNKPGGPGGSKGPTSKGPLVKA; this comes from the coding sequence ATGCCGACTTTTTCCCAAAGCCTTGAACAATCCCTGCATCGTGCACTGGCGATCGCCAACGAGCGTCATCACCAGTATGCGACGCTCGAGCATCTCCTGCTCTCCTTGATCGATGACTCCGATGCAGCCGCCGTCATGCGTGCCTGTAGCGTCGATCTCGACAAGCTCCGCACGAGCCTCGTCAATTATCTTGAGACCGAATTCGAAAATCTGGTGACGGACGGCGCCGACGACGCCAAGCCGACTGCCGGTTTCCAGCGCGTGATCCAGCGCGCGGTGATCCACGTGCAATCTTCCGGTCGCGAAGAGGTGACCGGTGCGAACGTGTTGATCGCGATCTTCGCCGAGCGCGAGAGTCATGCCGCGTACTTCCTGCAGGAGCAGGACATGACGCGCTACGACGCCGTCAACTATATCAGCCACGGTATTGCCAAGCGGCCGGGCGTCTCCGAGGCGCGGCCGGTGCGCGGCGTCGACGAGGAGACCGAGACCAAGGGTGCCGAGGACGCCAAGAAGAAGGGCGAGGCGCTCGAGACCTATTGCGTCAACCTCAACAAGAAGGCGCGTGACGGCAAGATCGATCCGGTGATCGGACGCAATTCCGAGATCAACCGCGCGATCCAGGTGCTATGCCGCAGGCAGAAGAACAATCCGCTGTTCGTGGGCGAGGCCGGTGTCGGCAAGACCGCGATCGCGGAGGGCCTGGCCAAGCGCATCGTCGACAGCGAGGTGCCGGAGGTTCTGGCGGCTGCGACCGTGTTCTCGCTCGACATGGGCACGCTGCTCGCCGGCACGCGCTATCGCGGCGACTTCGAGGAGCGCCTGAAGCAGGTGCTCAAGGAGCTCGAAGCCCATCCAAACGCCATCCTGTTCATCGACGAAATCCACACCGTGATCGGTGCGGGTGCGACGTCGGGCGGGGCGATGGATGCCTCGAACCTGCTCAAGCCGGCGCTTGCCTCGGGCACGATCCGCTGCATGGGCTCGACCACCTACAAGGAATACCGCCAGCACTTCGAGAAGGACCGCGCGCTGGTGCGGCGCTTCCAGAAGATCGACATCAACGAGCCGACCGTCGAGGACGCGATCGCGATCCTCAAGGGCCTCAAGCCGTACTTCGAAGACTACCACCGGCTGAAGTACACCAATGAGGCGATCGAGGCCGCGGTGCAGCTCTCGTCGCGCTACATCCACGACCGCAAGCTGCCCGACAAGGCGATCGACGTGATCGACGAGTCCGGCGCGGCGCAGATGCTGGTCGCCGAGAACAAGCGCAAGAAGACCATCGGTATCAAGGAGATCGAGACCACGATCGCCTCGATGGCGCGGATTCCGCCGAAGAGCGTGTCGAAGGACGACGCCGAGGTGCTCAAGCATCTCGAGCAGACCCTGAAGCGCACCGTGTTCGGCCAGGACAAGGCGATCGAGTCGCTTGCCGCTTCGATCAAGCTCGCACGCGCGGGCCTGCGCGAGCCGGAGAAGCCGATCGGCTGCTACCTGTTCTCGGGCCCGACCGGCGTCGGCAAGACGGAGGTTGCCAAGCAGCTCGCGGCGACGCTCGGCGTCGAGCTGCTGCGCTTCGACATGTCGGAGTACATGGAGCGTCACACCGTGTCGCGCCTGATCGGCGCGCCTCCCGGCTATGTCGGCTTCGACCAGGGCGGTCTCCTGACCGACGGCGTCGACCAGCATCCGCACTGCGTGGTGCTGCTCGACGAAATCGAGAAGGCGCATCCCGACCTCTATAACGTGCTGCTCCAGATCATGGACCACGGCCGGCTCACCGACCACAACGGCAAGCAGGTCAACTTCCGCAACGTGATCCTGATCATGACCACGAATGCGGGTGCTTCGGATCTCGCCAAGCAGGCGTTCGGCTTCACCCGCTCGAAGCGGGAGGGCGACGACCACGAGGCGATCAACCGGCAGTTCGCGCCGGAATTCCGCAACCGTCTCGATGCCATCGTCTCGTTCGGCCATCTCAGCGTCGAGGTGATCGGCACCGTGGTCGAGAAGTTCGTGCTTCAGCTCGAAGCGCAGCTTGGCGACCGCGACGTCACCATCGAGCTGTCGGAGCCCGCCAAGACCTGGCTGGTCCAGCACGGCTATGACGAGCAGATGGGTGCGCGGCCGATGGCCCGCGTCATCCAGGAGCACATCAAGAAGCCGCTGGCTGACGAGGTGCTGTTCGGCAAGCTCAAGGGCGGCGGTCATGTCCGCGTCGTCCTGGTCAAGGACGAGGCTGACGAGACCAAGGAGAAGATCGGTTTCGAGTTCGTCGAGGGCCCGGTCACGCCGAAGCAGGAAAAGCTGCCAGCGCGCAAGCGCCCGCCAGGCAAGCCCAACAAGCCGGGCGGCCCCGGCGGCTCCAAGGGGCCGACCTCGAAGGGCCCGCTGGTCAAGGCTTGA
- a CDS encoding PEGA domain-containing protein, giving the protein MRLFGIAALSVMLGGCASVTRGTTENISISSTPSGVEAVVSGMEVPTTCTTPCSVVVKRNADLSITFQKEGYEPQIVPLSRDIQTGGAAGFAGNLLLGGVVGMGVDAATGAATDHKPNPVIVTMQPSAPPRARPPTPRKPRPPAAAAPEAGT; this is encoded by the coding sequence ATGCGTTTATTTGGAATAGCGGCGCTCAGCGTCATGCTGGGCGGCTGCGCGTCTGTCACGCGCGGGACAACCGAGAATATCAGCATCTCGTCGACACCTTCAGGCGTTGAGGCTGTCGTCAGCGGGATGGAGGTGCCAACCACCTGCACGACGCCTTGCTCGGTGGTCGTCAAGCGCAACGCCGACCTCTCCATCACCTTCCAGAAGGAAGGCTATGAACCACAGATCGTGCCGCTCAGCCGGGACATCCAGACCGGAGGGGCCGCGGGCTTCGCCGGCAATCTTCTGCTTGGCGGTGTCGTCGGCATGGGCGTCGATGCAGCGACGGGCGCGGCAACCGACCACAAACCAAATCCGGTCATCGTCACGATGCAGCCGTCGGCCCCTCCCCGCGCACGACCGCCCACCCCAAGGAAGCCGCGACCGCCGGCTGCGGCGGCTCCCGAAGCCGGCACCTAG
- a CDS encoding MFS transporter, with protein MSSVPIEHADGLPQPQRNQAILTIALGILMAVVDSAIANVALPTIATDLNASPAFSIWIVNGYQLAITISLLPLASLGEIVGYRRVYLVGLALFTLASAFCALAHTLPLLTIARIIQGFGAAGIMSVNSALVRFTYPRNLLGRGIGLNALVVAFSAAVGPTLAAGILAVGSWPWLFAINVPLGVVTLVLGLRSLPHTTPASHSFDWQSAGLSAITFGVGIAAIDSVGHGEAPITCLVQFAIAIAAGALLIYRETHMKSPLLPVDLLRIPVFGLSIATSIASFCGQMLAFVAIPFYLQSRFGYSAVHMGLLITPWPIAVAFAAPLAGRLVEHYPAGLLGGIGLTLFAGGLAGLAFLPASPTPLDVVWRMALAGFGFGLFQTPNNRTMIAAAPRERSGGASGMLGTARLLGQTTGAALVALFLGRYPVEGTRIALLTGVGFALCGAMLSMLRLSPAGARGAEHVRVQDDQRLRGE; from the coding sequence ATGTCGTCTGTCCCGATCGAGCATGCCGACGGCTTGCCACAGCCCCAGCGCAATCAGGCGATCCTCACCATTGCGCTCGGCATCCTCATGGCCGTCGTCGACAGCGCCATCGCCAATGTCGCGCTGCCGACGATCGCAACCGACCTGAACGCGAGCCCGGCCTTCTCGATCTGGATCGTCAACGGCTATCAGCTCGCGATCACGATCTCGCTGTTGCCGCTGGCGTCACTCGGCGAGATCGTCGGCTATCGCCGCGTCTACCTGGTCGGGTTGGCACTGTTCACGCTCGCATCCGCCTTCTGCGCGCTGGCGCATACGCTGCCGTTGCTGACGATCGCGCGCATCATCCAGGGGTTCGGCGCGGCCGGCATCATGAGCGTCAACTCGGCCCTGGTGCGCTTCACCTATCCGCGCAACCTGCTCGGCCGTGGCATCGGGCTCAATGCGCTCGTCGTCGCCTTCTCCGCCGCGGTCGGGCCGACGCTCGCCGCCGGCATCCTCGCAGTCGGCAGCTGGCCCTGGCTGTTTGCCATCAACGTTCCGCTCGGCGTGGTCACGCTCGTACTCGGCCTGCGCAGCCTGCCGCACACGACGCCCGCGAGCCATTCCTTCGACTGGCAGAGCGCGGGGCTGTCGGCGATCACCTTCGGCGTCGGCATTGCCGCGATCGACAGCGTCGGCCACGGCGAGGCGCCGATCACCTGCCTCGTGCAGTTCGCGATCGCGATCGCCGCCGGCGCGCTGCTCATTTATCGCGAAACGCACATGAAGTCGCCGCTGCTGCCGGTCGACCTGTTGCGCATCCCGGTGTTCGGGCTCTCGATTGCGACCTCGATCGCCTCGTTCTGCGGGCAGATGCTGGCGTTCGTCGCGATCCCCTTCTACCTCCAGAGCCGCTTCGGCTATTCGGCCGTGCATATGGGCCTCTTGATCACACCGTGGCCGATTGCGGTGGCGTTCGCGGCGCCCCTCGCCGGCCGCCTGGTCGAGCACTATCCCGCCGGCCTGCTCGGCGGCATCGGGCTGACGCTGTTCGCCGGCGGCCTCGCCGGTCTCGCCTTCCTGCCCGCAAGCCCGACACCGCTCGACGTGGTCTGGCGGATGGCGCTGGCGGGCTTTGGCTTCGGCCTGTTCCAGACGCCCAACAACCGAACCATGATCGCAGCCGCCCCGCGCGAGCGCTCCGGCGGCGCCAGCGGCATGCTGGGCACCGCGCGCCTGCTGGGCCAGACCACCGGTGCTGCGCTGGTGGCACTGTTCCTCGGCCGCTATCCGGTCGAGGGAACCCGGATCGCGCTCCTCACCGGCGTTGGATTTGCTCTCTGCGGCGCCATGCTGAGCATGCTGCGGCTGTCGCCGGCGGGTGCACGCGGTGCCGAGCACGTCCGCGTGCAGGACGACCAGCGCCTGCGGGGCGAATAG